One Mobula hypostoma chromosome X2, sMobHyp1.1, whole genome shotgun sequence genomic window carries:
- the anapc13 gene encoding anaphase-promoting complex subunit 13: protein MDSEVQRDGRILDLIDDAWREDKLPYEDVEIPLSELPEPEQDNGGTTESINEQDMKWSDLALQNLHENTPSAGS from the exons ATGGACAGCGAGGTGCAGCGGGATGGCAGAATTCTGGAcctcattgatgatgcatggCGAGAAGATAAGCTACCGTATGAAGATGTGGAGATCCCACTG aGTGAACTTCCAGAACCCGAGCAGGATAATGGCGGAACTACTGAATCAATCAATGAACAAGACATGAAATGGAGTGACTTAGCTTTACAAAACTTGCATGAAAATACTCCATCGGCAGGAAGCTAG